In the genome of Scylla paramamosain isolate STU-SP2022 chromosome 2, ASM3559412v1, whole genome shotgun sequence, the window atatatatatatatatatatataaagaccaCTTGATTAATTGAAGAAAGATTATTGATAGGGGAGAGCGTAGAGGAGAGCGCAGAGATCTACAATACTTCAAATGCAAATCCATCCAAAGCCAGTACCCACTAGAGAAGAGAGGTATCAGTTGTCGCTTATCTGGAGATAAAATGCATAAATTTATTCCTTTAACTTAGTGGGCAAGTGTACGTAGTACCTACATGAAGATTCGGGATCGACAGTTTAAGAGATGGTCTTCCCATGGCTGGAAGTAatcttaaataaataaagattatatatatatatatatatatatatatatatatatatatatatatatatatatatatatatatatatatatatatatatatatatatatatatatatatatatatatatatatatatatatatatatatatatatatatatatatatatatatatatatatatatatattaaactaCGACTGACAATATGAGGGATGAGTGTGAAATCCAATACAGGACACTCAGGGtgcataattatatatatatatatatatatatatatatatatatatatatatatatatatatatatatatatatatatatatatatatatatatatatatatatatatatatatatatatatatatatatatatatatatatatatatatatatatatatatatatatatatatatatatatatatatatatatatatatatatatatatatatattactcccagtgaggtctaaagcactgttcagggggtgctgtgaacttatcattaaacccagctgtgacctcactgaacgtttccctttgtgtctcacaacacaagggggtagtcacagcctgccctctaaagacaactctcttcctccacacaaaactacaagcacctaataacacacacacccttcactcaaaaaattttttgaccactgctttgacccttttaagggactggcatttcagtgggcattttttttattagatttttgttgcccttggccagtatccttcctacatataaaaaaaaaaaaaaaaaaaaaaaaaaatatatatatatatatatatatatatatatatatatatatatatatatatatatatatatatatatatatatatatatatatatatatatatatatatatatatatatatatatatatatatatatatatatatatatatatatatataacatgacCAGTTGCCGAGCAATATAATCTATATTCTATCAAATAATTAAGTAAGTTGCAAGATTTGAGTAAAAAGTAATCACTACCGAAACAAAGACCAAAACCGAAACGGCTCCGGTACCTCGCATCCTGCAGTCATGGCGGTTTGTTTGTGCTGTGATCCATGTGCCGCGTGGACGATCCTGACCTTATTATTGTGTTTCATGGCTAGATGAGGAGCATAGTGTGGTGTAGCGTGTACAGTGGTTCATGCAGGACTCTTGAATATAGTTTCTAGAGTTTCCGTTTCTCAAAGAACATGAAAATTGGTTCAAATAGATTTCCTTGCGTGGGAGCAGTGGGAATTTGGGAAGGACAATATCGCCATGAGTTGCCGGTGTAAACGTGGGAGACATTGATGCACCTTTGGAATAAGGTGTCCGTCAGCCCACAACATTTTACCAAGAATGTAAGAGAAGAACTTGTGTCCTTCAGCACCAAGAAAACTGCTGACACTCCTTGTCCTCCATCGAGGCCAAAGGAGGTGTCGTGCGAAATCCTTGAGCTGCGAGATCATTGATGAGTCGGAATCGGCCTTCTGCGCATCATCGCGTCAGCACCACAACACACGGCCTGCGAGATTCTTCAGCTCCAaggttagtgttttttttttttttccacagccCTTTATAGCCAATATATTTTGATTATTAAAACCTGTATTGATTCATATGAATAAAAGGTGCCTTCAAGTCGTTACTGAACAATTTTACAGGTTAAAGAGTCTTATTAGCACCTACAGCTATAGGCTCACAATACACTAGGTGCAATGTTCTTGAGCTCCaaggttttttttctctctctcttttacaaccTTATATAGACACTATACCTTGATTATTATAGCCACCAATAACCATTTTACTTATATTACAGCCCTTAGGGGTTGTAacgtttttttgtgtttgtgttatatTAACCTAATATTTTGCAACAATAGATGTTTTCATTTTATGTGGGGTTGGGTGTATATTTGGCAGCAGTGACACAAAAAAATGGTATCATTATGTAAGTACATCCAtctcaaggcaaaaaaaaaaaaaagatctcagTGAAGTAGTTGGGTCACAACCGCCATAAATTGTTCTTTCCtgagatattaattttttttcaaatttatctttaaggtaggtttggttaggtttagttagattaggttaagataggtttggtcaggttaggtttggttaggttagatttactTAAGCTCCATTTTTTGTTTCAGTATCATATGTGAGAACAaaactacatttttctggtcgattttggtgtttttggatgaatctctgcttttttttttgtcaaaaatCATTGATTTATGCGTGTGTGGGGGTGGGGTATTAAAAACCTGTTGATTTGCAGTGGAAATGATTACTAGGCTCATTCAAAGCACATCAAAATCTACCTGAAAAGTGTAGTTTCAttcaaaaatataaatttacCCAAAAAAATCTGGAATAAGAGGAAATCCTGTGGGGAGATGTGAGTGTTTTCATAGGTTTCTATATTATTTTGAAAGTTACATAATTGgtttaacagaattttgtgtCCGTTTATGCTAAGTTTGAGTAGGACGACACCAGCAGGAAAACTATCCCTGGGCATAACAGGCAGAAAAAAGCATATTCATGTACAGCAAAATGCACCCAAGCCTTGCATTGATTGTGAGGTCATTATGAGTCTTAGAAAAGTCAAGAGTGtattgataaagaaaaggagaaaatggaaaatggaaaaaaaaaaaattgatcattggcaatgaaagtgaaagcatggaaaatgagaaaaaattaagataagagacaatggcaatgaatgaaaaaacattacaaaccAAGGAATTATTGATGTGACATTCCCCTATGAAATCACAATAGTAAACACttgttaataatagtaatattattactattactattattatcactattggAGGGTGCAACTAGATAATTTTGCAAGCTCAATAATTTCACATGTTCTACATGCAAAATGATTTGCATTTTGGGATGCACATCCACAGAAGTTCAACTCATCAGTATTCTCACAGCTCAAGGATTTCATATGACAAGGGCATGGCAGGAGGCATCAACCACCAGCTTAGCTGACAGTGGAACCGTATAAGGACAGTCTAAAATTTCACTAATTGgtaaatttttactctttcaccatTCTCTCTATTTtggacaaaactttttttttctggtagttttTGGCCTGTTTTGATTTAATATGCATGTTGTTTTCCCTGCAaattattagtttttattttttaccctcCCAGCTTCCATCAGAAACTAATGTTTtgcaataaaaatgaaaagcagaTTAATGCAAAACAGACCGAAATCTATGAGAAGAAAATAGTTTCATCCTCACAAATAAGtaacacaacaataacactcACTTACAATGTTCCCCCATGAGGATTGGCTGGTGCTTGTCTGTGGCTGCTACCTGGCTGTCATGCACCACCACCTAACTAGCCTAACAAAACTAACCTAATGAAACTAACcagatctaacctaaccaaactaatctaacctaactaaactaaactaatctaacctaactaaactaaactaacctaacctaacctaaccagactaacctaacctaatcaaaccaacATAAACTAAACTAATTTGATGtaactaaactaatctaacctaaccaaactagccTAACTTAACTGGCAAGGCTAAGAAATTAATATGAAGTCATTATCTTATGTACTTTCGTAAAATCTGGTGATGCTTTGGAAATAATTGAGGTGACACCCTCTGTGGACACACATCTTCCTTATACTAATTAAAATATTTCAAATTAAGTCGCTTTTCCCTTCTCAGGATGGAATAAAATGTTATGATTGACtaaattaattttgtatttttaattgGCCAGTGGGTGCATTCTCAAACAAAAGAACTAATCACCATGACTAATTTCGTGCTTCCACAACAAATGTGACATATGTGAACGAACTCACTTTCACCAGGGAAGATCAGTGTCCACCTGTCCATGACACATGTGGGTGTGTCACATCCGAGTATTGGCACAGAAGTGAGTGAGTTTGATTCTCCAAAAAAACAGGTAAATCTTTAAAGATTGCTGTCACCATTATAAATAATTTGCGGTGGATATATACAGGGGTTTAAATTACTCAGAATGAGAAGCTCTGTCTGataaaaaggttaagaaaagccatgttgagactggtgTAAGAGTAAAAGAATACCAATTAATTGCAGTAAGATTTTATATTAAAGTGCCTCCTGAAATTATGCCCTGTATTTCCTCACATAGACTATGTTGTTTATGACTTCTTCACATCCAACTCTCCCATTAACTTTTTTGCTTCATCGATTGTGACCTCTATATCCCTCTTAGGAACCAATCTTTCTTGCTCCTTACCCCAATCACTATCCTTCATAATGACTGCTTGGAAGTGTTCATTCATAATCTCAGCCATTTCCAAATCATCCTCATATTCCATTCCATCTCTGCataatttccttacttcttacttatttttcaaTTTACTATTCACATATCTATGGAAGAGTTTTGGTTGATTTTTACATTTGTTAATCAtgttcttgtaatttttttttttctcttccctacgTATTTCCACATGGTAATTTCTTGCACTTATATATTCCATCCACCTCTCCAgctgtctcctcctccatctcttccatgtcctgtcttttctttcctttgcctcATTACACCTCATGTTGAACCACTCTTTGATTTTAGTCTCCTGTTTCAATTCTGGTACATGTTTCACTCCCTTTTCATAGATTTTTAATAGGCTCCCTCCACTTGTCTTCTACACCCATTTCTGCCATGGAAAGATTGTTCTATTCTGTCTCCTTAAAAGACCTTCTAAGTTCTTTAAAGTCTGTTTTTACTATAAACTAATCTCCCTTCCCTGTGCTTTATGTTTCTTACAAATTATACATCTTCTTTCAATTCCAATTCAATCAGAATGTGGTCACTCTTGCCAATAAAGTGATTGTATGTAACCTCTCTGATTATCTTGAGTTCTTTGCTGAAAATTATGTAAAGTCATGATGGTTCATCACTATTTCCATATCTGGCGTTTTGCTGAACCCACTGTGTTCTCTATAAtctataatataataataatctataatCTATAATCTATATATCTATAATCTATAATCTATAATGTTCTCTATAATCATGATAAACTTTCACCTCCCTCAGTTGTCTGTTCCTCACAGCATACTTCTTTAcaattaaagtcacccataagtacaagttgtgtgtgtgtgtgtgtgtgtgtgtgtgtgtgtgtgtgtgtgtgtgtgtgtgtgtgtgtgtgtgtgtgtgtgttggtaattTCAAAAGGATTGGAATGGTTGACTTCTGGTATGATAAAGAAATTCCAGTTGTTACTTGACCATAGATTTGGTAGCCTAGTCAGTTTCTTCACTTTGTTGGAGGAGTCAGTGTCATAAACAGTACATGCACTATCAGAGCTGCCAATAAAAGATGTGTATGGTCATAATGGCTGTTTTAAGTCTTTAGTAATAATTCTGAATCCCTGAAAAACCTGCAGATCTCAGACTATGCACAGCTTTAatgttggaggagagggaaaagacagTAGAGTACCAAGAAAAGACTGCAAACAAgtggaatacaaagaaagactgGGAAGTGGATAATGTGGAAGAGTGGCAGTGTCTCAAGAGTGCAGTTGTAGGTTGCGTGAAGCAGGCGTGTGGGATGAGAAGGGTCAGAGATTATGTGAGGAGGTCAGTGTGTCtgtagaggaaaagaagaatgcatATGAAATCTGGTtgcaaaaaaaggataaaaattacaacaacaaatatggagagaagagaaaccaAGCAAAGAGGGTAGTGCAAGATGTAAAAGATAAGGGTAGATAAGAGGTGGGGTAGTTAGTTCACAGATAACTTTCAGTTAACAAGAAAATGTTCTGCAAAGATgtaaagaggataaggaaggaaacatCTGAGAATGAAGAGACTGTGACAGCAGGTGATGGGACAGTACTGAGTAAGATGGATGCAGTCTACAAAAATTGGGCGGAATATTCTGAAAGATTCTTAAATGTAGAGGAAGACAGAGCACTGATTGCTGCAGTTGGTGGAGCAAAGAGTCATTGCACTTGGAGAGTTAAATGGTGTACCAATCAGTGGATGGGAAGTACAGTAAACCCTCATTATATCAGACTGATTGGGGAGAAGCCACTGACAATAAAAGCGAAGATCTGATAAAAACGACAACGTGAATGATTCAAtctataaagtaaataaatatatataaatataaaaaaaagttggtatAATTATGGCCGTTAATAAAATTCTTTATTTACCATAATTTCTTTCttatgaaaacaatgaaaacatgataTTTAGGCAAAAATGTACTTACTATgttaagccacacacacacctacgtatATATGGCAATAATCTAATTTTTCACTCTCAAACCCCTGCCTCACCCCATTCTTGACCTGGCCTGATCCATAACTCACCATTGAGGAACTTTCTTTCCTTGACTATCCATAGGTATGAACATACAGTACAGTAACcagatttcataaaaaaaaaaaaaaaaaaatctggcgtATGGTAGATAATGTATGGCAGATGGCAAATAAACACCAAGTTATGACAGAAATACCATAATTATGGCAGACAGTGCAACCCTGGTGGGTGCAATGggtgctcaccaccaccaccaccaccatcacccatactctctcactccttcccactctttgtgtgtgtgtgtgtgtgtgtgtgtgtgtgtgtgtgtgtgggggggggagggggggaggactCCTGTTTGTTAGAAAGGGGACAATATACCCACTATGTTTACTGCCTAACATTATGAAGActaaaaatgcatatatatatatatatatatatatatatatatatatatatatatatatatatatatgtatatatatatatatatatatatatatatatatatatatatatatatatatatatatatatatatatatatatatatatatatatatatatatatatatatatatatatatatatatatatatatatatatatatatatatatatatatataacctaatcttaccgaatgtaataggaagagagtaggtgacaggacagaaccctgcaAAATACAggtgttaatagatttaggagaagaacagtgactgtctaccagtAGAATATGgtcagcaatagaatggtcagaaaggaaacctgagattaagttatagagagaaggatagaagccgtatatatatatatatatatatatatatatatatatatatatatatatatatatatatatatatatatatatatatatatatatatatatatatatatatatatatatatatatatatatatatatatatatatatacatacacacacacacacacacacacacacacacacacacacacacacacacacacacacacacacacatgaaaaaatgcaattttcttacattatttcAAATTATTGAGTTTCTACAAGAATGTCAATAAAGTTAGTTTTAGGCTTATAATGACAAATTAGTAGATTCAGCTATTCTGAAAtattaaatcttttttttttttttttttttttttttttttttttttttgaggggggttATTAAATTTCAGTGCATGTTCCCTCATGTTTTTCATGTGAGAACATATGATGGAATTTAATTGCTCCATAAAAGAACATTTTGAGAATGTTGAAAGCCATTACCAGTTGAAATGTTGTCGTTCAATAATTTTCGAACTCTGCTTATGTAATCAAGTACAGTAAAAGGTTAAGAATTTGTTAATTGAACGTCACCAGATTTCATTTTGACATACCTTCATATTACATTCTGAGAGAGTTGAGAGGATTGTGATGCAGTTGACATTTGCCGTTCTGCTGTCTGGCGCAGCTGGcaacttcttcatttatttatttttttaaatttgtaaCTTAGaggtagaattttttttttatttattttttttcactagtacttttttatttatttatttatttatttatttattttatgtaggaggggcatcggcacagagagagggatagaagctgtagaagggtagtttggaattcaaagctttgcgccagactctatcaaaagcttttcatgtcTCAGGCAGCAGAaaaagattcaccaaaatctcttaaaaaaaggatgaccaagactcagtaagaaaagccagaagatcaccagtatcTGGCAATCAGATAAAGGATtatgaagtgacagatgttccAGAaccttcctattgaggatagattcaaaaactttagataggcaggaaataaaagcaataggacggtagtttgaaggattagaacggtcaccctttttaggggctactgtcagttgccacaggcacctgtgtttcagtgaggaaaagaagaagaggtttagtagaggagaggtggtgttctacagattgaaaattagatctaagaccacgaatgttgcagaagttaatgaagaaaagttgaggggggtgttaagacacttagggttgataccagaagagcagtctgatctggagacatttatggtcccctccccagatggagactgaggctggtgtaggagtcatgataattttgaattttgagtgaagggtgtgttcaattaggtgcatgtaattttgtgtgaaggaagagttgtctttagaccTGGTAATTAAGTGACTCATAGATGTTTGTTTAGAATTAACGACCTGTAtagtgagaaaggaagatgatggcACATCAGGTGTTCAAATTCACTAAGGATGGGAACACCTGGACAGAGTGCTGAAGTGTCCATCTTATGTGAATATACTATAAACATGCTTACATGTAAAGTGCTGCATTTCAGCGATCGTGTTTGTGTTATCTCAGTTCCATTCCTGTACTCTAACTCGCCCCTGCCTCTGCTCCCTGATAATCATACATCTGCACGCCTTGAATTTGTAAACTTACCATTATATAATAGTGCACGGCGccaaaacaggaaaggaaaggcagcGTAAGTATGTGCCAAGTGTTACATTGTTTTGCACGTCAGTGCAGCAGTACCACTTCACAGGGTATAATGGTGCAGAATCATTGAATAAATGGAATGGCTGACAGTGTGAGCCTTACATTAAGTGGCCGCCATCTTTAACTTCACTCACACCAAAAGATTTTCATATAACTCAGGCATTATCGTTCTCAGAGAGCCAGTCAGATGTAATAATACACTGTCTTACGAATTTATACAAATCTATTATATCCTAATTATCGAAATATCATTTGCTTATGTTTGAGTTACTGGTGTTGCAAAGTGTTCCCATATTTAGCACAAACACATTAGTTTTCCGTGGTATATGACTGTAACACACTCTTAATATGGTATGGGTTTTATTATAAAGAATGATGTGATTGGATTGAAAAAGAAACTTTGTTATAAttttacacgaaaaaaaaagagagaaagaaaaaaaaataacggcaTAGCGTAGAATTCTTGCTCATTTTCATGGTGTCAGCAGGTACTGTTGGCTGGAATAACGTCTGTCTCCCAGCAAGTGGCATCCTGCAGGTATTATATTCCTCTCAAACAACGGTCTGATTGCATTGTCACTGAAAATCCTTGCATCATGCACAGACCCGGGGCACTTTGCAAGAACTTCAGCTGTCTTGTAGTTTTCATCAAATGCAATCTGAACATTGATGCTGTGATACCTTTTCCTGTTGATATaagctgcctcctcctgctttgGTGCCACATTTCTTATGTGGGTGCAATCAGTGACACCAATTACACCCGAAAATTGCgctatatgaagaaattctgccttcttcctctccacagCGTCCATGGTGTGAGGGAACGTAATGAATCTTCTCAGTATGTCAATACTTGAGAGAGCATCAAGTGTTTGGGCAATCACTGTACTGACTGTAGATTGTGACACACCCATGTCATCACTGTTGCACTGCTGCATCTTCCCACTGGCAAGGAAACGTAATGTTATGATGACCATCTCTGCCTTCAGTGCTTGACTCCTCTTAGTGAGAGGGTGTCTCTCTCAAGATCAGTGACACAAAGTATTCCTGCACAATTTAGATCGTGCATAGATTCTTGATGATTTCTTTATGTAGAACGTCTCTTCTCGCACGAATATTCCTGAGGAGGGGcctctgttgttgctgctgctctgcCATGTTGACGCTATGTTAAGGCCTGCTATGGTAGTTCCGAGCTGTCATAAGCCTATGGTGAAACGTATGGCAAAAACGTATGGCAAAACATATCGCTCATGGGGGAAAAAGCAGGCTTATGCGCTAAAATCCGCCATTTTGTCTCCTTATGGCAAAACATAAGGGTTAAGGGTGCTTCGTGAATACGGGCACTGGAGAAGAACATTTGCCataatttaaaagaaaagatgaaaagcaaGATACgctatgtcctttttttttttttctaattattattattatttttatcaaccACTCAAATAGTTCTTTTCATATGTATATGAAATTTAGATACGTTGCAGTTAAATAGCgcaaaattataatgatgatgatgatgatgataataataataataataataataataataataataataataataataatgataataataataataattttttgttatttgccaAATGTGAGaacctgatttttcttttcttttctttatttacggAAACGAATGAAAATTTGGTAGTTTGGATACAGAAGAATTCCTACTGAAATCTGCCATGTTTTAATGGCTCCTGGAAAgcgatagtctctctctctctctctctctctctctctctctctctctctctctctctctctctctctctctctctctctctctctctctctctctctctctctctctctctctctcgagtgaTTTTTTAAGATGACAGCTGTGGAATTCGAGATTCCTACCCAGCTACTGTATAGAGACAGGCAGTCCATACATACTGAGATCAGTGAGCGGGATAagtaagtgaaggagagggaagttgACTCAAAAATGATCGCGTAATAATGATGCTGGATTATTTTGTGTTTAGACGCGAATGTTGCTCAGGAGTGAcctaaaaataagtaataaatatataaataaataaaaacatctgCGTGCCAAATGTAAACAATGCTTTAAACATCTCAGCGTATTACCTCGATTACTTTCATCAGGCTCTAGCGAAAGGTTATAGGgattttgaagggtgtttttgttagTCTCGTGATTGCTCAACAAGGATTATGCATCATGACTGGGAAGAACAGCCATGAGAACCCTGCCTGTCATCCCTactgtctttgaaaatagtcctcaTGAGAATCTACATCATTTCAAATTATGGGCCCAATAGATACAATCGTTTTTGGCGGTTTATTCCATGATTATCGTCATtgatattgtagtagtagtagtagtagtagtattggtaataATCacatgtaatagtagtaacagtaataattgtACTcacaggcagaaaaaaaaagtaaaacagcaGGAGTAGTAACAACAGATGTTCGTATAGTTGCAGGAAGTGTTCCCTAAACCCTAGTGGGAAGCCTTCCCTACACTCTTGTACCAGACGTTCCATGAAGTCTTGCAAGAAAAGTTCTCTAAAGTGTAGCACCAGAGGTATCATTGAGTTCTGCAATAGAAGCTATGTTAATGCTGCCCTTTGCGCCGCGCACACATATAAACAGTGCTTACTTTGACAACACGGGCAGTCGATGCAGTGGACAGACATGCAGCTAAAGGAGCTTCCTGCGTCACTTAGTTCTCAATTTTCGTATGACACAAACTATTCCAAGACGCGATGTATCACGACACCCCAAGAACTTAACTAGTCCGCTCATCGACTCACTTTTTGGAGATGGgtaattactttttatttttttttttttttttttatagcagtGTACCAATCTTCTTTATGCGTAACCAGCGGCAGTTTTCTTTAGTTTGTGTAGCCCTTAGGAAGTTTCATTTAGATGTTTAGAGATAAAATTattcaaagaaaatgtaactAATAACACATGAAGAGTACCACTAGATTTATGATATTCTTAGGGCTTTCTAAACATTATTGGTAGGCATATTTATTACAATTGCCTTAGAgaagtggttcccaaactttttttttttttttcaggctggGTAGGAGACAACCACACCGATTCACCATAACATAAATTAGCAGTAAACGGCAGCTTTGGtatgtctttttagtatttgaagtcactttgttctagaaccgaATCATGCTACCACAACCGAAACCATAATgtattcaaaattttgttcgaaaaccgaaTTATTGGAAAAAGCGGAGGGACGTTcggtaaccgaggttccactataCTTATTAAGCATAGCAAGGGTGTGACATTTGGTAAATACTAACTAGACACGTACTGGACAAGTCTCGCTGAATGACTGTCCTGAAGCACATTTGTCAAAATACGCTTGGTTTGATACACACTTAgatacatattttattttttttttctaatattgtaGAGTAGTTTTTAATTACTGCTGCTATTTAATGttattatataattataatG includes:
- the LOC135107453 gene encoding putative nuclease HARBI1; translated protein: MVIITLRFLASGKMQQCNSDDMGVSQSTVSTVIAQTLDALSSIDILRRFITFPHTMDAVERKKAEFLHIAQFSGVIGVTDCTHIRNVAPKQEEAAYINRKRYHSINVQIAFDENYKTAEVLAKCPGSVHDARIFSDNAIRPLFERNIIPAGCHLLGDRRYSSQQYLLTP